TTCACAACAATATCGGAATAGACTGTTATTTTACCCAAGCACGCGAATAATTTCGACCCTTTATCAATTAATTAATATCAATCTAACCATTTAGGCGGATTACCCACTTGTTGGCATAAGGTAATCAGCGCTTTTGAGGCTATCGGTTTAGAGATAAAATAACCTTGGCCGTAATCGCAACCTAATGAGCGTAGGTAGTCGTAGTGCTGCTTAGTTTCTATACCTTCACCAACCAGTTTTAACGATAAGCTATGCCCAATTAAAACGACTGCTTCAACTAAACTTGCATCGGTTTTATCATCAATAGATCCGGCGATAAAAGAACGATCTATCTTCATTACATCGATGGGAAAATGTTTTAGATAACTCAACGATGAATAACCCGTACCAAAATCATCCATATAAATAGCAACGCCTAAACTACGAATATCTTGTAAAGTAGTCATCATTTCTTCTGAATTATCCATCAATGAACTTTCGGTAATTTCAACTTTCAAGCTAGATGGCGAAATATTATTAACTTTCAGGGCTTTTTTTATGATGTCTTTTATCGGCGTTTGACTTGTTTGTTTGCATTGTCGACTAGAGACATTAACGGCCACTTGTATTTTCAGACCAAGATCGTGCCAATACCTTAAATCAGTACATGCCTGTTCAATCACCCATTGTCCAATAGGTTCAATCAAGCCAGCTTCCTCAGCTATTTCTATAAAACTATCGGGGTAAATTAATCCTTTATCTGGGTGTTGCCAGCGAATGAGTGCTTCAGCGCCAATAATTTCCCCCGTATCGAGTGAAACTACCGGTTGATAATGCAAGACAAATTCTTGCCGCTTAATTGCTTGCCTTAAAGCTTGCTCTATATGCATCCGTCTACTGACAGTTTCATTCATACTCTTCGTAAAAAATTGAAAAGTATTGCGGCCCGCAGCTTTTGCTTGATACATAGCAGTATCCGCATTTTTAAGCAGTAATTCAACATTGTCACCATCAACAGGGCCAATCGTAACGCCTATACTCGCAGAAACAACGGCTTCATTATTATTTCGTAAATGAAAAGGCATCGATAAACTAGTCAGGATATTTTTAACGACTCGTTCAATAGCAAAACGATTAGATAGGCCTACTAATAGAACAACAAACTCATCGCCACCAAATCGAGCTACAGTATCCTTTTCACGTATACAGTTTCTTAACCGAATCGCCGCCAACTTTAATAACTCATCTCCACTACTGTGTCCCCAGGTATCATTGACAAATTTAAACCGATCTAAATCAATGAACAATAAAGCTACTTCACTATCTTCAGCTTTATCCCCCTTTAACTTATTATGTAATCTTTCGACACATAAACCACGGTTAGGTAGCCCGGTGAGTGAGTCATAATTAGCTTGTAACCAAATATCTTCCTCATATTTTTTATGCTTAGTGATGTCTGAAAATAAACTAATATATTGGAGTGGCTTTTTATCTTGGTCTCTCACCACTGAAATAGCTAAAAATTCAGGGTAAATTTCACCATTTTTTCTTTTATTCCAAATTTCACCTTGCCAGCTATTATCTTGCTCAAGAGATTGCCACATTTTTTGATAAAAATGATTGTCATGCTTACCTGAGTTTAGAATATTAGGTGACTTACCTAATACCTCTTCTATGCTAAAACCACTGATATGACAAAATGCAGGGTTAACCGTTTCAATCCTATTCTCTGCATTCGTGATCATGATTGCTTCTGAAGCATACTTAAATACTGCCGCAGAAATCCTTTGCTCGCCTTCTGATTTAATACGTTCGGCTAACATTTGATTAAAAGCTATCACCATATCGGATATTTCATCCTTTCCTTTGACTTTCAATGGCTGATTAAATTTATGCTCAACCTCCATTGTTGTCATTGCGGTGCTGATATATTTAATTTTCGCAACAATGCGCCTAACCGCTAAGAAAGAGAGGTATAAGGTTGTTATAAAGACCAAAATAAATGTTGTTATGTAGAGCACTAAACTATCGATTGCTTGTTGCTCTTCATGACTCGCTAAATTCTGCATTTCAGAAAGGATATGATTGCTTATTGCTCTAAATTCATCAATGCGTAACGAAGACAAATGCCACCACTGCTCAGTATCAATACCGACATCATTTTGTTGTAGCTTCTTAATCGCAGCTACCGCTTGGCTATCATCAATGCGAATTTCGTCATCTATTTGCTCAGCATGTCTGCCTTTGTCTCTTGACATTTTTGCTAATAAGATATGCTGGTGATAACGATTTAAGGTCTGCCCAATAATATCAACCGCTTGTTTTTCATCATTTGTTAAGTTGGCAATATCATTAAATGTTGTCAGATAGTTTTGACTGGAAGATAGGCGAGTTAGAAAACTGTCAAAGTAATTGGTTTCTCCTCTTAATACATAATTTTTAAAATCATGTATTAAGCCGCCATAGCCTATTTCTCGTTCAAGTTGTGCCAATTGCTCAGCGCGTATTAATCTTTCATTGAGTAGGTCTCTAATGAGCAATACTTGCTGGTTATTTTCTGAATTAAGTTGCCGCTGTAACCACAGTTGATGATGCGATTTTGATACAGAAAATAAATCACTAATGAGCTCTGTTTGTGCATTTCCATAAGAGATAACTTGCTGGAGCTGGCTGGCGTATAGCTGTTTAGTATTCAAAAAAGCGTTTAAAGCACCACGTTCCTGTCCTGATTTTTCTTCTAGTCTGAGTAAATTAAGAAAGTCGATACTATCTCTATTTTGTTCAGTGCTTTTAAGATGAACTTGTACTTGTGATATTAAACGTAATAGGTCTTCATTAAACTGGGAGTAGTAAGCAAAGTAATCTTGGCTCTCAGAATTATCAATTTTTCTCCGTGCTTTTGATAATCCTTTAATACTTACAAAAATGTCTTTAAGCACGTCATTTATTACCTGCTGACTGGCAATAGTATTAAGCTCTAACTGCGTTAATTCAATACGTTGGATGAACTCAATAGTGTGCTCGATACGCGAGTCTGTTTGCAGTCTTTGTTTTTGTAATTGAACTAACTTTTTCTTACTATTTCGGTCGATAACACCTGCAGATAAACCTCGTTCTTTTTGTAGTTCATGGATTAAGTCGTCAATTTCACTCGAAATTTCTATAGACAAAATAGCTTTACGCGCCAGTTTAATATCCTCTAAATACTCACTGGTATGGTTAAGTCCAAAGCATAAAATGATTAGCCAAGGAAGCAATAAAAACGTTTTTAGTCGTGCTCGAATACTAAAATGACAAGCAAAATTTTGGAACATTACAATAGATCTACTTATTTTAAGCAAAGGGTGAACTGGGCGTATTGCACGGATGCTATCACGAGTATTAAAAAACAAATTTGTTTGATATCAAGATAGTCAGACAATGCTTGTTTACCCTGAAATATCCGCTATAGTAAAGAGCCAAGACATTGAAGTTAAATATAAATTTGTACTTTTTTAC
The DNA window shown above is from Colwellia psychrerythraea 34H and carries:
- a CDS encoding EAL domain-containing protein, with translation MFQNFACHFSIRARLKTFLLLPWLIILCFGLNHTSEYLEDIKLARKAILSIEISSEIDDLIHELQKERGLSAGVIDRNSKKKLVQLQKQRLQTDSRIEHTIEFIQRIELTQLELNTIASQQVINDVLKDIFVSIKGLSKARRKIDNSESQDYFAYYSQFNEDLLRLISQVQVHLKSTEQNRDSIDFLNLLRLEEKSGQERGALNAFLNTKQLYASQLQQVISYGNAQTELISDLFSVSKSHHQLWLQRQLNSENNQQVLLIRDLLNERLIRAEQLAQLEREIGYGGLIHDFKNYVLRGETNYFDSFLTRLSSSQNYLTTFNDIANLTNDEKQAVDIIGQTLNRYHQHILLAKMSRDKGRHAEQIDDEIRIDDSQAVAAIKKLQQNDVGIDTEQWWHLSSLRIDEFRAISNHILSEMQNLASHEEQQAIDSLVLYITTFILVFITTLYLSFLAVRRIVAKIKYISTAMTTMEVEHKFNQPLKVKGKDEISDMVIAFNQMLAERIKSEGEQRISAAVFKYASEAIMITNAENRIETVNPAFCHISGFSIEEVLGKSPNILNSGKHDNHFYQKMWQSLEQDNSWQGEIWNKRKNGEIYPEFLAISVVRDQDKKPLQYISLFSDITKHKKYEEDIWLQANYDSLTGLPNRGLCVERLHNKLKGDKAEDSEVALLFIDLDRFKFVNDTWGHSSGDELLKLAAIRLRNCIREKDTVARFGGDEFVVLLVGLSNRFAIERVVKNILTSLSMPFHLRNNNEAVVSASIGVTIGPVDGDNVELLLKNADTAMYQAKAAGRNTFQFFTKSMNETVSRRMHIEQALRQAIKRQEFVLHYQPVVSLDTGEIIGAEALIRWQHPDKGLIYPDSFIEIAEEAGLIEPIGQWVIEQACTDLRYWHDLGLKIQVAVNVSSRQCKQTSQTPIKDIIKKALKVNNISPSSLKVEITESSLMDNSEEMMTTLQDIRSLGVAIYMDDFGTGYSSLSYLKHFPIDVMKIDRSFIAGSIDDKTDASLVEAVVLIGHSLSLKLVGEGIETKQHYDYLRSLGCDYGQGYFISKPIASKALITLCQQVGNPPKWLD